In Pogoniulus pusillus isolate bPogPus1 chromosome 41, bPogPus1.pri, whole genome shotgun sequence, a genomic segment contains:
- the SLC5A5 gene encoding sodium/iodide cotransporter isoform X1 translates to MPQRLTFSLWDYGVFGLMLLSSTGIGLFHGLARGGQQTPEDFFTGGRRMSALPVGLSLSASFMSAVQVLGVPAECYRYGAKFLWMCFGQLLNTFLTAQLFLPVFYRLGLTSTYEYLERRFSRSVRLCGTLQYVVATMLYTGIVIYAPALILNQVTGLDIWASLLSTGVICTFYTTIGGMKAVIWTDVFQVLVMLSGFMAVIIRGALLVGGPGAVFAIAANGSRLNFGDFSLDPRSRYTVWTFLVGGTLVWLSMYGVNQAQVQRYVACRSERDARLALLVNQVGLFCVVGCAVGCGLVMFALYQHCDPLLAGYISAPDQYMPYLVLDIFQTCPGVPGLFLACAYSGTLSTASTSINAMAAVTLEDIVKPRLPTLAPRRLALISKGLSLIYGTSCITVAALASLLGGGVLQGSFTVMGVISGPLLGGFVLGIFVPHCSTGGVLGGLAAGFALSFWVAVGGTLYPPSEGTMGVLPTSGALCPPYNLTAGTNSTLGLAPLHPPGQGPPTPPRPPILGDFYAISYLYYGALGTLTTVLGGLLLSSLPAGQRKRRQLPPGVLWADVSRQSSSVAPTGAETRGEEPPGKAEPPQALPQRLHGEEGAERSPPEPASATDLLLRETHV, encoded by the exons ATGCCGCAGCGCCTGACCTTCAGCCTCTGGGACTACGGAGTCTTCGGCCtgatgctgctgagctccacCGGCATTGGCCTCTTCCACGGCCTGGCCAGGGGCGGTCAGCAGACCCCGGAGGACTTCTTCACGGGGGGGCGCCGCATGTCGGCGCTGCCCGTGGGGCTCTCGCTCTCTGCCAGCTTCATGTCTGCCGTCCaggtgctgggggtgccagCCGAGTGCTACCGCTACGGCGCCAAGTTCCTCTGGATGTGCTTCGGGCAGCTGCTCAACACCTTCCTCACCGCCCAGCTCTTCCTCCCTGTCTTCTACCGCCTGGGGCTCACCAGCACCTACGAG TACCTGGAGCGGAGGTTCAGCAGGAGCGTGAGGCTGTGCGGGACCCTGCAGTATGTGGTGGCCACG ATGCTCTACACAGGGATCGTCATCTACGCCCCAGCCCTGATCCTCAACCAAG tGACCGGGTTGGACATTTGGGCATCGCTGCTCTCCACGGGAGTCATCTGCACCTTCTACACCACCATA GGCGGGATGAAGGCTGTCATCTGGACCGACGTCTTCCAGGTGCTCGTGATGCTCTCCGGCTTCATGGCCGTCATCATCCGCGGGGCGCTGCTGGTCGGGGGCCCCGGGGCAGTGTTCGCCATCGCCGCCAACGGCTCCAGGCTCAACTTCGGCGA CTTCAGCCTGGACCCCCGCAGCCGCTACACGGTGTGGACCTTCCTGGTGGGGGGCACCTTGGTCTGGCTCTCCATGTACGGCGTCAACCAGGCGCAGGTGCAGCGCTATGTGGCCTGCCGCAGCGAGCGGGACGCCAGGCT GGCGCTGCTGGTGAATCAAGTGGGGCTGTTCTGCGTGGTTGGCTGCGCCGTGGGCTGTGGCCTGGTGATGTttgctctctaccagcactgTGACCCCCTCCTCGCCGGCTACATCTCGGCCCCCGACCAG TACATGCCCTACCTGGTGCTTGACATCTTCCAGACGTGCCCAGGGGTGCCAGGGCTGTTCCTGGCCTGTGCCTACAGTGGGACCCTCAG CACGGCCTCCACCAGCATCAATGCCATGGCTGCTGTCACCCTCGAGGACATTGtcaagcccaggctgcccacctTGGCACCACGGAGGCTGGCACTCATCTCCAAGGGGCTGT CTCTCATCTATGGCACCTCCTGCATCACGGTGGCAGCCCTGGCATCACTCTTGGGCGGgggggtgctgcag GGCTCCTTCACCGTCATGGGGGTGATCAGCGGCCCCCTGCTGGGGGGCTTCGTGCTGGGCATCTTCGTGCCCCACTGCAGCACCGGC GGTGTCCTGGGGGGCCTGGCCGCTGGCTTTGCCCTCTCCTTCTGGGTGGCAGTGGGGGGCACCCTGTACCCCCCCAGCGAGGGCACCATGGGGGTGCTGCCCACCTCCGGAGCCCTCTGCCCTCCCTACAACCTCACCGCTGGCACCAACAGCACCCTGggcctggcaccactgcaccCCCCCGGCCAGGGCCCCCCGACCCCCCCACG GCCGCCCATCCTTGGGGACTTCTATGCCATCTCCTACCTGTACTACGGCGCCCTGGGCACCCTCACCACCGTGCTCGGggggctcctgctcagctccctgccag cagggcagcgcAAGCGGCGGCAGCTGCCCCCCGGAGTGCTGTGGGCAGACgtctccaggcagagctcctcCGTGGCCCCCACGGGCGCCGAGACCCGCGGGGAGGAGCCCCCGGGCAAGGCTGAGCCCCCCCAGGCGCTGCCGCAGAGGCTGCAtggggaggagggagcagagcgGAGCCCCCCCGAGCCTGCCAGCGCCACCGACCTGCTGCTGCGGGAGACCCACGTGTAG
- the SLC5A5 gene encoding sodium/iodide cotransporter isoform X3, translated as MPQRLTFSLWDYGVFGLMLLSSTGIGLFHGLARGGQQTPEDFFTGGRRMSALPVGLSLSASFMSAVQVLGVPAECYRYGAKFLWMCFGQLLNTFLTAQLFLPVFYRLGLTSTYEYLERRFSRSVRLCGTLQYVVATMLYTGIVIYAPALILNQVTGLDIWASLLSTGVICTFYTTIGGMKAVIWTDVFQVLVMLSGFMAVIIRGALLVGGPGAVFAIAANGSRLNFGDFSLDPRSRYTVWTFLVGGTLVWLSMYGVNQAQVQRYVACRSERDARLALLVNQVGLFCVVGCAVGCGLVMFALYQHCDPLLAGYISAPDQYMPYLVLDIFQTCPGVPGLFLACAYSGTLSTASTSINAMAAVTLEDIVKPRLPTLAPRRLALISKGLSLIYGTSCITVAALASLLGGGVLQGSFTVMGVISGPLLGGFVLGIFVPHCSTGHPGPGTTAPPRPGPPDPPTAAHPWGLLCHLLPVLRRPGHPHHRARGAPAQLPASRAAQAAAAAPRSAVGRRLQAELLRGPHGRRDPRGGAPGQG; from the exons ATGCCGCAGCGCCTGACCTTCAGCCTCTGGGACTACGGAGTCTTCGGCCtgatgctgctgagctccacCGGCATTGGCCTCTTCCACGGCCTGGCCAGGGGCGGTCAGCAGACCCCGGAGGACTTCTTCACGGGGGGGCGCCGCATGTCGGCGCTGCCCGTGGGGCTCTCGCTCTCTGCCAGCTTCATGTCTGCCGTCCaggtgctgggggtgccagCCGAGTGCTACCGCTACGGCGCCAAGTTCCTCTGGATGTGCTTCGGGCAGCTGCTCAACACCTTCCTCACCGCCCAGCTCTTCCTCCCTGTCTTCTACCGCCTGGGGCTCACCAGCACCTACGAG TACCTGGAGCGGAGGTTCAGCAGGAGCGTGAGGCTGTGCGGGACCCTGCAGTATGTGGTGGCCACG ATGCTCTACACAGGGATCGTCATCTACGCCCCAGCCCTGATCCTCAACCAAG tGACCGGGTTGGACATTTGGGCATCGCTGCTCTCCACGGGAGTCATCTGCACCTTCTACACCACCATA GGCGGGATGAAGGCTGTCATCTGGACCGACGTCTTCCAGGTGCTCGTGATGCTCTCCGGCTTCATGGCCGTCATCATCCGCGGGGCGCTGCTGGTCGGGGGCCCCGGGGCAGTGTTCGCCATCGCCGCCAACGGCTCCAGGCTCAACTTCGGCGA CTTCAGCCTGGACCCCCGCAGCCGCTACACGGTGTGGACCTTCCTGGTGGGGGGCACCTTGGTCTGGCTCTCCATGTACGGCGTCAACCAGGCGCAGGTGCAGCGCTATGTGGCCTGCCGCAGCGAGCGGGACGCCAGGCT GGCGCTGCTGGTGAATCAAGTGGGGCTGTTCTGCGTGGTTGGCTGCGCCGTGGGCTGTGGCCTGGTGATGTttgctctctaccagcactgTGACCCCCTCCTCGCCGGCTACATCTCGGCCCCCGACCAG TACATGCCCTACCTGGTGCTTGACATCTTCCAGACGTGCCCAGGGGTGCCAGGGCTGTTCCTGGCCTGTGCCTACAGTGGGACCCTCAG CACGGCCTCCACCAGCATCAATGCCATGGCTGCTGTCACCCTCGAGGACATTGtcaagcccaggctgcccacctTGGCACCACGGAGGCTGGCACTCATCTCCAAGGGGCTGT CTCTCATCTATGGCACCTCCTGCATCACGGTGGCAGCCCTGGCATCACTCTTGGGCGGgggggtgctgcag GGCTCCTTCACCGTCATGGGGGTGATCAGCGGCCCCCTGCTGGGGGGCTTCGTGCTGGGCATCTTCGTGCCCCACTGCAGCACCGGC CACCCTGggcctggcaccactgcaccCCCCCGGCCAGGGCCCCCCGACCCCCCCACG GCCGCCCATCCTTGGGGACTTCTATGCCATCTCCTACCTGTACTACGGCGCCCTGGGCACCCTCACCACCGTGCTCGGggggctcctgctcagctccctgccag cagggcagcgcAAGCGGCGGCAGCTGCCCCCCGGAGTGCTGTGGGCAGACgtctccaggcagagctcctcCGTGGCCCCCACGGGCGCCGAGACCCGCGGGGAGGAGCCCCCGGGCAAGGCTGA
- the SLC5A5 gene encoding sodium/iodide cotransporter isoform X4, which translates to MPQRLTFSLWDYGVFGLMLLSSTGIGLFHGLARGGQQTPEDFFTGGRRMSALPVGLSLSASFMSAVQVLGVPAECYRYGAKFLWMCFGQLLNTFLTAQLFLPVFYRLGLTSTYEYLERRFSRSVRLCGTLQYVVATMLYTGIVIYAPALILNQVTGLDIWASLLSTGVICTFYTTIGGMKAVIWTDVFQVLVMLSGFMAVIIRGALLVGGPGAVFAIAANGSRLNFGDFSLDPRSRYTVWTFLVGGTLVWLSMYGVNQAQVQRYVACRSERDARLALLVNQVGLFCVVGCAVGCGLVMFALYQHCDPLLAGYISAPDQYMPYLVLDIFQTCPGVPGLFLACAYSGTLSTASTSINAMAAVTLEDIVKPRLPTLAPRRLALISKGLSLIYGTSCITVAALASLLGGGVLQGSFTVMGVISGPLLGGFVLGIFVPHCSTGHPGPGTTAPPRPGPPDPPTAAHPWGLLCHLLPVLRRPGHPHHRARGAPAQLPARAAQAAAAAPRSAVGRRLQAELLRGPHGRRDPRGGAPGQG; encoded by the exons ATGCCGCAGCGCCTGACCTTCAGCCTCTGGGACTACGGAGTCTTCGGCCtgatgctgctgagctccacCGGCATTGGCCTCTTCCACGGCCTGGCCAGGGGCGGTCAGCAGACCCCGGAGGACTTCTTCACGGGGGGGCGCCGCATGTCGGCGCTGCCCGTGGGGCTCTCGCTCTCTGCCAGCTTCATGTCTGCCGTCCaggtgctgggggtgccagCCGAGTGCTACCGCTACGGCGCCAAGTTCCTCTGGATGTGCTTCGGGCAGCTGCTCAACACCTTCCTCACCGCCCAGCTCTTCCTCCCTGTCTTCTACCGCCTGGGGCTCACCAGCACCTACGAG TACCTGGAGCGGAGGTTCAGCAGGAGCGTGAGGCTGTGCGGGACCCTGCAGTATGTGGTGGCCACG ATGCTCTACACAGGGATCGTCATCTACGCCCCAGCCCTGATCCTCAACCAAG tGACCGGGTTGGACATTTGGGCATCGCTGCTCTCCACGGGAGTCATCTGCACCTTCTACACCACCATA GGCGGGATGAAGGCTGTCATCTGGACCGACGTCTTCCAGGTGCTCGTGATGCTCTCCGGCTTCATGGCCGTCATCATCCGCGGGGCGCTGCTGGTCGGGGGCCCCGGGGCAGTGTTCGCCATCGCCGCCAACGGCTCCAGGCTCAACTTCGGCGA CTTCAGCCTGGACCCCCGCAGCCGCTACACGGTGTGGACCTTCCTGGTGGGGGGCACCTTGGTCTGGCTCTCCATGTACGGCGTCAACCAGGCGCAGGTGCAGCGCTATGTGGCCTGCCGCAGCGAGCGGGACGCCAGGCT GGCGCTGCTGGTGAATCAAGTGGGGCTGTTCTGCGTGGTTGGCTGCGCCGTGGGCTGTGGCCTGGTGATGTttgctctctaccagcactgTGACCCCCTCCTCGCCGGCTACATCTCGGCCCCCGACCAG TACATGCCCTACCTGGTGCTTGACATCTTCCAGACGTGCCCAGGGGTGCCAGGGCTGTTCCTGGCCTGTGCCTACAGTGGGACCCTCAG CACGGCCTCCACCAGCATCAATGCCATGGCTGCTGTCACCCTCGAGGACATTGtcaagcccaggctgcccacctTGGCACCACGGAGGCTGGCACTCATCTCCAAGGGGCTGT CTCTCATCTATGGCACCTCCTGCATCACGGTGGCAGCCCTGGCATCACTCTTGGGCGGgggggtgctgcag GGCTCCTTCACCGTCATGGGGGTGATCAGCGGCCCCCTGCTGGGGGGCTTCGTGCTGGGCATCTTCGTGCCCCACTGCAGCACCGGC CACCCTGggcctggcaccactgcaccCCCCCGGCCAGGGCCCCCCGACCCCCCCACG GCCGCCCATCCTTGGGGACTTCTATGCCATCTCCTACCTGTACTACGGCGCCCTGGGCACCCTCACCACCGTGCTCGGggggctcctgctcagctccctgccag ggcagcgcAAGCGGCGGCAGCTGCCCCCCGGAGTGCTGTGGGCAGACgtctccaggcagagctcctcCGTGGCCCCCACGGGCGCCGAGACCCGCGGGGAGGAGCCCCCGGGCAAGGCTGA
- the SLC5A5 gene encoding sodium/iodide cotransporter isoform X5, whose protein sequence is MPQRLTFSLWDYGVFGLMLLSSTGIGLFHGLARGGQQTPEDFFTGGRRMSALPVGLSLSASFMSAVQVLGVPAECYRYGAKFLWMCFGQLLNTFLTAQLFLPVFYRLGLTSTYEYLERRFSRSVRLCGTLQYVVATMLYTGIVIYAPALILNQVTGLDIWASLLSTGVICTFYTTIGGMKAVIWTDVFQVLVMLSGFMAVIIRGALLVGGPGAVFAIAANGSRLNFGDFSLDPRSRYTVWTFLVGGTLVWLSMYGVNQAQVQRYVACRSERDARLALLVNQVGLFCVVGCAVGCGLVMFALYQHCDPLLAGYISAPDQYMPYLVLDIFQTCPGVPGLFLACAYSGTLSTASTSINAMAAVTLEDIVKPRLPTLAPRRLALISKGLSLIYGTSCITVAALASLLGGGVLQGSFTVMGVISGPLLGGFVLGIFVPHCSTGAAHPWGLLCHLLPVLRRPGHPHHRARGAPAQLPASRAAQAAAAAPRSAVGRRLQAELLRGPHGRRDPRGGAPGQG, encoded by the exons ATGCCGCAGCGCCTGACCTTCAGCCTCTGGGACTACGGAGTCTTCGGCCtgatgctgctgagctccacCGGCATTGGCCTCTTCCACGGCCTGGCCAGGGGCGGTCAGCAGACCCCGGAGGACTTCTTCACGGGGGGGCGCCGCATGTCGGCGCTGCCCGTGGGGCTCTCGCTCTCTGCCAGCTTCATGTCTGCCGTCCaggtgctgggggtgccagCCGAGTGCTACCGCTACGGCGCCAAGTTCCTCTGGATGTGCTTCGGGCAGCTGCTCAACACCTTCCTCACCGCCCAGCTCTTCCTCCCTGTCTTCTACCGCCTGGGGCTCACCAGCACCTACGAG TACCTGGAGCGGAGGTTCAGCAGGAGCGTGAGGCTGTGCGGGACCCTGCAGTATGTGGTGGCCACG ATGCTCTACACAGGGATCGTCATCTACGCCCCAGCCCTGATCCTCAACCAAG tGACCGGGTTGGACATTTGGGCATCGCTGCTCTCCACGGGAGTCATCTGCACCTTCTACACCACCATA GGCGGGATGAAGGCTGTCATCTGGACCGACGTCTTCCAGGTGCTCGTGATGCTCTCCGGCTTCATGGCCGTCATCATCCGCGGGGCGCTGCTGGTCGGGGGCCCCGGGGCAGTGTTCGCCATCGCCGCCAACGGCTCCAGGCTCAACTTCGGCGA CTTCAGCCTGGACCCCCGCAGCCGCTACACGGTGTGGACCTTCCTGGTGGGGGGCACCTTGGTCTGGCTCTCCATGTACGGCGTCAACCAGGCGCAGGTGCAGCGCTATGTGGCCTGCCGCAGCGAGCGGGACGCCAGGCT GGCGCTGCTGGTGAATCAAGTGGGGCTGTTCTGCGTGGTTGGCTGCGCCGTGGGCTGTGGCCTGGTGATGTttgctctctaccagcactgTGACCCCCTCCTCGCCGGCTACATCTCGGCCCCCGACCAG TACATGCCCTACCTGGTGCTTGACATCTTCCAGACGTGCCCAGGGGTGCCAGGGCTGTTCCTGGCCTGTGCCTACAGTGGGACCCTCAG CACGGCCTCCACCAGCATCAATGCCATGGCTGCTGTCACCCTCGAGGACATTGtcaagcccaggctgcccacctTGGCACCACGGAGGCTGGCACTCATCTCCAAGGGGCTGT CTCTCATCTATGGCACCTCCTGCATCACGGTGGCAGCCCTGGCATCACTCTTGGGCGGgggggtgctgcag GGCTCCTTCACCGTCATGGGGGTGATCAGCGGCCCCCTGCTGGGGGGCTTCGTGCTGGGCATCTTCGTGCCCCACTGCAGCACCGGC GCCGCCCATCCTTGGGGACTTCTATGCCATCTCCTACCTGTACTACGGCGCCCTGGGCACCCTCACCACCGTGCTCGGggggctcctgctcagctccctgccag cagggcagcgcAAGCGGCGGCAGCTGCCCCCCGGAGTGCTGTGGGCAGACgtctccaggcagagctcctcCGTGGCCCCCACGGGCGCCGAGACCCGCGGGGAGGAGCCCCCGGGCAAGGCTGA
- the SLC5A5 gene encoding sodium/iodide cotransporter isoform X2 yields the protein MPQRLTFSLWDYGVFGLMLLSSTGIGLFHGLARGGQQTPEDFFTGGRRMSALPVGLSLSASFMSAVQVLGVPAECYRYGAKFLWMCFGQLLNTFLTAQLFLPVFYRLGLTSTYEYLERRFSRSVRLCGTLQYVVATMLYTGIVIYAPALILNQVTGLDIWASLLSTGVICTFYTTIGGMKAVIWTDVFQVLVMLSGFMAVIIRGALLVGGPGAVFAIAANGSRLNFGDFSLDPRSRYTVWTFLVGGTLVWLSMYGVNQAQVQRYVACRSERDARLALLVNQVGLFCVVGCAVGCGLVMFALYQHCDPLLAGYISAPDQYMPYLVLDIFQTCPGVPGLFLACAYSGTLSTASTSINAMAAVTLEDIVKPRLPTLAPRRLALISKGLSLIYGTSCITVAALASLLGGGVLQGSFTVMGVISGPLLGGFVLGIFVPHCSTGGVLGGLAAGFALSFWVAVGGTLYPPSEGTMGVLPTSGALCPPYNLTAGTNSTLGLAPLHPPGQGPPTPPRPPILGDFYAISYLYYGALGTLTTVLGGLLLSSLPGQRKRRQLPPGVLWADVSRQSSSVAPTGAETRGEEPPGKAEPPQALPQRLHGEEGAERSPPEPASATDLLLRETHV from the exons ATGCCGCAGCGCCTGACCTTCAGCCTCTGGGACTACGGAGTCTTCGGCCtgatgctgctgagctccacCGGCATTGGCCTCTTCCACGGCCTGGCCAGGGGCGGTCAGCAGACCCCGGAGGACTTCTTCACGGGGGGGCGCCGCATGTCGGCGCTGCCCGTGGGGCTCTCGCTCTCTGCCAGCTTCATGTCTGCCGTCCaggtgctgggggtgccagCCGAGTGCTACCGCTACGGCGCCAAGTTCCTCTGGATGTGCTTCGGGCAGCTGCTCAACACCTTCCTCACCGCCCAGCTCTTCCTCCCTGTCTTCTACCGCCTGGGGCTCACCAGCACCTACGAG TACCTGGAGCGGAGGTTCAGCAGGAGCGTGAGGCTGTGCGGGACCCTGCAGTATGTGGTGGCCACG ATGCTCTACACAGGGATCGTCATCTACGCCCCAGCCCTGATCCTCAACCAAG tGACCGGGTTGGACATTTGGGCATCGCTGCTCTCCACGGGAGTCATCTGCACCTTCTACACCACCATA GGCGGGATGAAGGCTGTCATCTGGACCGACGTCTTCCAGGTGCTCGTGATGCTCTCCGGCTTCATGGCCGTCATCATCCGCGGGGCGCTGCTGGTCGGGGGCCCCGGGGCAGTGTTCGCCATCGCCGCCAACGGCTCCAGGCTCAACTTCGGCGA CTTCAGCCTGGACCCCCGCAGCCGCTACACGGTGTGGACCTTCCTGGTGGGGGGCACCTTGGTCTGGCTCTCCATGTACGGCGTCAACCAGGCGCAGGTGCAGCGCTATGTGGCCTGCCGCAGCGAGCGGGACGCCAGGCT GGCGCTGCTGGTGAATCAAGTGGGGCTGTTCTGCGTGGTTGGCTGCGCCGTGGGCTGTGGCCTGGTGATGTttgctctctaccagcactgTGACCCCCTCCTCGCCGGCTACATCTCGGCCCCCGACCAG TACATGCCCTACCTGGTGCTTGACATCTTCCAGACGTGCCCAGGGGTGCCAGGGCTGTTCCTGGCCTGTGCCTACAGTGGGACCCTCAG CACGGCCTCCACCAGCATCAATGCCATGGCTGCTGTCACCCTCGAGGACATTGtcaagcccaggctgcccacctTGGCACCACGGAGGCTGGCACTCATCTCCAAGGGGCTGT CTCTCATCTATGGCACCTCCTGCATCACGGTGGCAGCCCTGGCATCACTCTTGGGCGGgggggtgctgcag GGCTCCTTCACCGTCATGGGGGTGATCAGCGGCCCCCTGCTGGGGGGCTTCGTGCTGGGCATCTTCGTGCCCCACTGCAGCACCGGC GGTGTCCTGGGGGGCCTGGCCGCTGGCTTTGCCCTCTCCTTCTGGGTGGCAGTGGGGGGCACCCTGTACCCCCCCAGCGAGGGCACCATGGGGGTGCTGCCCACCTCCGGAGCCCTCTGCCCTCCCTACAACCTCACCGCTGGCACCAACAGCACCCTGggcctggcaccactgcaccCCCCCGGCCAGGGCCCCCCGACCCCCCCACG GCCGCCCATCCTTGGGGACTTCTATGCCATCTCCTACCTGTACTACGGCGCCCTGGGCACCCTCACCACCGTGCTCGGggggctcctgctcagctccctgccag ggcagcgcAAGCGGCGGCAGCTGCCCCCCGGAGTGCTGTGGGCAGACgtctccaggcagagctcctcCGTGGCCCCCACGGGCGCCGAGACCCGCGGGGAGGAGCCCCCGGGCAAGGCTGAGCCCCCCCAGGCGCTGCCGCAGAGGCTGCAtggggaggagggagcagagcgGAGCCCCCCCGAGCCTGCCAGCGCCACCGACCTGCTGCTGCGGGAGACCCACGTGTAG
- the CCDC124 gene encoding coiled-coil domain-containing protein 124: MPKKFQGENTKSAAARARRAEAKAAADARRQQELEDAYWKDEDKHVMRKEQRKEEREKRRLEQLERKKELQRLLEEEDSKLKGKSPKQVPAGKVTRAQIEETIRKDQQQKESSDTVEKEKTHLEVPLEENINRRVLEEGSVEARTIEDAIAVLSVGGGERHPERRMKAAFTAFEELHLPRLRQEHPNMRLSQLRQLLKKEWMKAPENPMNQRHKAYNSHK; this comes from the exons ATGCCCAAGAAGTTCCAGGGGGAGAACACCAAGTCGGCTGCTGCCCgtgccaggagagctgaggcCAAGGCAGCAGCCGATGCCCggcggcagcaggagctggaggatgcCTACTGGAAGGATGAGGACAAGCACGTGatgaggaaggagcagaggaag GAGGAGCGGGAGAAgcgcaggctggagcagctggagcgcaagaaggagctgcagcgcctgctggaggaggaggactcCAAGCTGAAGGGGAAGTCGCCCAAGCAGGTCCCCGCAGGCAAAGTCACCAGGGCCCAGATCGAGGAGACCATCAGGAaagaccagcagcagaaggagagctCGGACACAG tggagaaggagaagacTCACTTGGAGGTCCCCTTGGAAGAGAACATCAACAGGAGGGTCCTGGAGGAGGGCTCAGTGGAGGCCAGGACAATCGAGGATGCCATTGCTGTGCTCAG CGTGGGCGGCGGCGAGCGGCACCCGGAGCGCAGGATGAAGGCAGCGTTCACAGCCTTCGAGGAGCTGCACCTGCCCCGCCTCAGGCAGGAGCACCCCAACATGCGTCTGTCCCAGCTCCGGCAGCTGCTCAAGAAGGAGTGGATGAAGGCCCCAGAGAACCCCATGAACCAGAGGCACAAAGCCTACAACAGCCACAAGTAG